From a region of the Arachis ipaensis cultivar K30076 chromosome B09, Araip1.1, whole genome shotgun sequence genome:
- the LOC107617608 gene encoding uncharacterized protein LOC107617608 → MASLQILRPTLSQFSLSQSNSPGKSTWNTQYPYFPKRILKLKTFTGSKPSTLNRVCCAAQGSENQNNGEEPPESLFMKELKRRGMTPTSLLEDYKQGNSGVDEEVVVNEQDRGLPRRNVVSTDVERSLENQRERSMALNSEGLEGLVPRAKLLLSLGGTFFLGFGPLILITVAFFSALYLYFGPTFVHDASKMSLSPPQYVDPYALLEDERISQIAPQLK, encoded by the exons ATGGCTTCCTTGCAGATTCTGAGACCCACCCTCTCCCAATTTTCACTTTCTCAATCCAATTCTCCAGGAAAATCCACATGGAACACCCAATACCCTTATTTCCCCAAACGGATCCTAAAGTTGAAAACTTTCACCGGTTCTAAGCCTTCCACCTTGAACAGGGTCTGTTGTGCAGCGCAAGGCAGCGAGAACCAAAACAATG GAGAAGAACCTCCGGAATCGTTGTTTATGAAGGAATTGAAGAGGAGGGGCATGACTCCTACATCATTGCTTGAGGATTACAAGCAGGGCAACTCTGGAGTTGACGAAGAGGTGGTTGTGAATGAACAAGATAGAGGCCTCCCGAGGAGAAATGTTGTCTCAACCGATGTAGAGAGGAGTCTGGAAAATCAGAGGGAGCGATCCATGGCGTTGAACAGTGAAGGTCTTGAG GGATTGGTCCCTCGCGCTAAACTTCTGCTGTCACTTGGAGGAACATTTTTCTTGGGATTTGGACCGTTGATCCTCATAACTGTTGCATttttttcagctctttacttg TATTTTGGACCAACTTTTGTCCATGATGCAAGCAAGATGTCACTATCACCTCCCCAGTATGTGGATCCTTATGCACTCTTAGAAGATGAAAGGATATCTCAGATAGCACCTCAGCTAAAATAA
- the LOC107617605 gene encoding amino acid permease 6, translating into MAMQGNTSPCIEEVAKDGYDSNKFDDDGHPKRKGTWVTASGHILTAVIGSGVLSLAWAIAQLGWIAGPIVLMLFSVITLYTSFLLTDCYRSPDPVHGTRNRTYRNMVKNILGGTQHHYCGLAQYINLIGASIGYTITAAISMVAIQRSNCYHKNGHDAVCTMPNYPYMIMFGIIEIILSQIPDFHELSWLSALAAIMSFGYATIGIGLSIAKVAGGSHARTSLTGVTIGVDVTSSEKLWNTFTALGNIAFAYSFSSVIVEIQDTLKSGKPENRVMKVAASTSVAVTTVFYMLCGMIGYAAFGNDAPGNFLTGFGFYEPFWLIDIGNIFIVVHLVGAYQVYTQPVFLLVENWCKERWPESSFMAKEHHIKIPLVGTYRMNPFRLIWRTLYVILSAVIAILLPFFNSIVGLLGALAFWPLTVYFPTKMYMVQSKVPKFSMRWTGLKLLSVFCLLISIVAAAGSIEGIIKELKVYKPF; encoded by the exons ATGGCGATGCAGGGCAATACAAGCCCTTGCATCGAAGAAGTAGCAAAAGATGGGTATGACTCTAATAAATTTGATGACGATGGTCATCCAAAACGAAAAG GAACATGGGTAACTGCGAGTGGACATATTTTGACGGCTGTTATAGGCTCAGGGGTGCTATCTCTTGCATGGGCCATTGCCCAGTTGGGTTGGATTGCAGGACCCATTGTCCTCATGCTCTTCTCAGTCATCACTCTCTACACTTCTTTTCTCCTCACCGATTGTTATAGGTCCCCTGACCCTGTTCATGGAACCAGGAACCGCACCTATAGGAACATGGTCAAGAATATTCTAG GAGGAACTCAACACCATTATTGTGGATTGGCTCAATACATAAATCTGATTGGAGCAAGCATTGGATATACTATCACTGCAGCCATTAGTATGGT GGCCATACAAAGATCCAATTGTTATCACAAAAATGGGCATGATGCAGTGTGTACTATGCCAAATTACCCTTATATGATCATGTTTGGGATCATAGAGATTATCTTAAGCCAAATCCCAGACTTCCATGAACTTTCATGGCTCTCTGCTCTTGCTGCTATCATGTCTTTTGGTTATGCTACCATAGGGATTGGTCTCTCCATAGCCAAAGTTGCAG GGGGAAGCCATGCCAGAACAAGCCTTACCGGGGTTACCATTGGAGTGGATGTGACAAGCAGCGAGAAGCTATGGAATACTTTTACAGCTTTGGGAAACATTGCTTTTGCATATAGCTTCAGTTCTGTCATTGTTGAGATACAGGATACATTGAAATCGGGTAAACCGGAGAACCGAGTGATGAAGGTGGCTGCTTCTACATCAGTGGCAGTCACCACTGTGTTCTATATGCTATGTGGTATGATAGGCTATGCAGCGTTTGGGAACGATGCACCTGGAAACTTCTTAACAGGATTTGGTTTCTATGAGCCATTTTGGCTTATTGACATTGGTAACATTTTCATCGTCGTTCATCTCGTCGGCGCCTACCAGGTGTACACACAGCCCGTGTTTTTGCTGGTGGAAAATTGGTGCAAGGAGCGTTGGCCTGAAAGCAGCTTCATGGCAAAAGAGCATCACATAAAGATTCCATTGGTTGGAACCTATAGAATGAATCCATTCAGGCTAATATGGAGGACATTGTATGTGATATTGTCAGCAGTGATTGCTATATTACTTCCTTTCTTCAACAGCATTGTTGGTTTGCTTGGAGCTCTTGCATTCTGGCCATTGACAGTGTACTTTCCAACAAAGATGTACATGGTACAATCTAAAGTGCCAAAGTTCTCTATGAGATGGACAGGGTTGAAGTTGCTAAGTGTGTTCTGCTTGCTGATTTCAATTGTTGCTGCAGCTGGATCAATTGAAGGAATTATTAAAGAACTTAAAGTTTACAAGCCATTCTAG
- the LOC107616131 gene encoding agamous-like MADS-box protein AGL62, producing the protein MSSSRSGARKSRGRQRIEMKKMSNESNLQVTFSKRRSGLFKKASELCTLCGADVALVVFSPGQKVFSFGHPNVETVMDRYLSRASTLPNLSGTLQFIEAHRNANVRDFNSRLMQVNNQLETEKQRSDHLNHFHKVAMNQFWWALPIENMSKTQLNQFRAALENLKKSVAQHVNSLFVHESINNPNQFFGQSSSNALVPHQPSPPPLLPPPPPSAQLVPQLFGNGPHFLQHQSPMMLHESPMMQNHMFNMNNIGQFGSSAAGFL; encoded by the coding sequence ATGTCGAGTTCAAGAAGCGGTGCAAGGAAAAGCAGGGGTCGCCAAAGAATTGAGATGAAGAAGATGAGCAATGAAAGCAACCTCCAAGTCACGTTCTCTAAGCGTCGCAGCGGCTTGTTCAAGAAAGCAAGTGAGCTTTGCACCCTCTGCGGTGCTGACGTGGCACTCGTCGTGTTTTCTCCTGGCCAGAAAGTCTTTTCCTTCGGCCACCCAAACGTGGAAACCGTTATGGATCGTTACCTGTCACGTGCATCTACCCTCCCAAACTTATCCGGCACTTTGCAATTCATTGAGGCCCACCGCAACGCCAATGTGCGTGACTTCAACTCTCGACTCATGCAGGTGAATAACCAACTTGAAACTGAGAAGCAGCGTAGTGATCACTTGAATCATTTTCATAAGGTTGCCATGAATCAGTTCTGGTGGGCCTTGCCCATTGAAAATATGAGCAAGACCCAACTAAACCAGTTCAGGGCGGCACTTGAGAACCTTAAAAAGAGTGTCGCCCAACATGTCAATAGCCTCTTCGTTCACGAAAGTATTAACAACCCAAATCAATTCTTTGGTCAGTCATCTTCAAATGCTCTAGTGCCACATCagccttctcctcctcctcttcttccaccaccaccaccttccGCTCAACTAGTTCCTCAGTTGTTTGGTAATGGTCCACACTTTCTACAGCATCAGAGCCCTATGATGCTTCATGAGAGCCCTATGATGCAAAATCATATGTTTAACATGAACAACATTGGACAATTTGGGTCTTCTGCTGCTGGATTCCTTTGA